A genomic window from Zootoca vivipara chromosome Z, rZooViv1.1, whole genome shotgun sequence includes:
- the PSMD10 gene encoding 26S proteasome non-ATPase regulatory subunit 10 isoform X2 produces the protein MMEGGSVSNVEDNRTALHWACSAGHADIVNFLLSLGVHVDGKDDAGWSPLHIAASAGRDEIVKTLIRKGAQVNAVNQLGCTPLHYAASKNRQEIAIMLLENSANPDAKDHLASTPLHRAASKGNLKMIQILLKYKASANLQDSEGNTALHLACDEERVDEAKLLVSQGASIYIENKEDKTPLQVAKGGLGSILRRLVEG, from the exons ATGATGGAGGGCGGGTCGGTGTCCAACGTGGAG gATAACAGGACAGCCCTACACTGGGCATGTTCAGCTGGGCATGCAGACATTGTCAATTTTTTACTAAGCCTGGGAGTGCATGTTGATGGCAAAGATGAT GCTGGCTGGAGTCCTCTGCATATTGCTGCATCTGCTGGCCGAGATGAAATTGTGAAAACTCTCATTAGGAAAGGTGCTCAGGTGAATGCTGTCAATCAGCTTGGCTGCACACCTCTGCATTATGCAGCATCCAAAAATAGACAGGAG ATTGCAATAATGCTGTTGGAGAATAGTGCTAATCCAGATGCAAAAGATCACTTGGCATCTACTCCACTACACAGAGCAGCATCCAAAGGAAACCTGAAAATGATACAAATTCTTTTGAAGTAcaaagcttctgccaacctacagGATTCAGAGGGAAACACAGCTCT CCATTTAGCCTGTGATGAAGAGAGAGTGGATGAAGCTAAACTACTGGTGTCTCAAGGAGCAAGCATATACATTGAGAACAAAGAAGACAAGACTCCACTGCAAGTTGCAAAAGGTGGCCTGGGTTCCATACTAAGGAGGCTAGTTGAAGGCTAG
- the PSMD10 gene encoding 26S proteasome non-ATPase regulatory subunit 10 isoform X1: protein MMEGGSVSNVEVCNLAYTGRLEELKERLSANRSLAERADQDNRTALHWACSAGHADIVNFLLSLGVHVDGKDDAGWSPLHIAASAGRDEIVKTLIRKGAQVNAVNQLGCTPLHYAASKNRQEIAIMLLENSANPDAKDHLASTPLHRAASKGNLKMIQILLKYKASANLQDSEGNTALHLACDEERVDEAKLLVSQGASIYIENKEDKTPLQVAKGGLGSILRRLVEG from the exons ATGATGGAGGGCGGGTCGGTGTCCAACGTGGAGGTTTGTAACTTGGCTTACACGGGGCGGCTGGAGGAGCTGAAGGAGCGGCTGAGCGCCAACCGGAGCTTGGCGGAGCGCGCGGACCAG gATAACAGGACAGCCCTACACTGGGCATGTTCAGCTGGGCATGCAGACATTGTCAATTTTTTACTAAGCCTGGGAGTGCATGTTGATGGCAAAGATGAT GCTGGCTGGAGTCCTCTGCATATTGCTGCATCTGCTGGCCGAGATGAAATTGTGAAAACTCTCATTAGGAAAGGTGCTCAGGTGAATGCTGTCAATCAGCTTGGCTGCACACCTCTGCATTATGCAGCATCCAAAAATAGACAGGAG ATTGCAATAATGCTGTTGGAGAATAGTGCTAATCCAGATGCAAAAGATCACTTGGCATCTACTCCACTACACAGAGCAGCATCCAAAGGAAACCTGAAAATGATACAAATTCTTTTGAAGTAcaaagcttctgccaacctacagGATTCAGAGGGAAACACAGCTCT CCATTTAGCCTGTGATGAAGAGAGAGTGGATGAAGCTAAACTACTGGTGTCTCAAGGAGCAAGCATATACATTGAGAACAAAGAAGACAAGACTCCACTGCAAGTTGCAAAAGGTGGCCTGGGTTCCATACTAAGGAGGCTAGTTGAAGGCTAG